ACGGAGATGACCGCACGGATTCCCTTTGCCATCAGGGAGGTGGGCCGGCGGCTCAACGCCCTGCAGCAAGGCGGGCTGCCCTCCGACGTGGGCGAGGCCATCGCCTTCCTGGCCAGCGATGCCGCGGGCGGCATCAACGGTGACATCCTGCGGGTCTGCGGACAGAACCTGGTGGGAGCGTGAGTGCCGCGCAGCCGGTGATCCTGGGGGAGGTGCCCTCTCTTTCGAAACTGTATGTCAATGCCGCCGCGCAGGCGGCGCGCCGCCGCATCCTGGGGACGCATGGCACCTCAACCCTCCCGGAAACCGGCCATGAGGTACGCGGTGTCAGGGCCGACGTCGCAAATTTGACCGCCTACCAGCACCTGATCGGTCTGACCGCGCGGGATACGCTGCCCGCCGGCTACCTCCACGCGCTTGCTTTCCCGCTGGCCATGAGCGTGATGAACCGGGACGATTTCCCCTTGCCGCTGCTGGGGATGGTCCACTTGAGCAATTACATCGAGCAACGCTCGCCCGTGATCTTCACAGATCTCCTCGACATCAGCGCCAGGGTGGAGAACCTGCGCGGGCACCGGGCCGGGACCCAACTGGACGTCATCGCCGAGATCAGGAGTGCCGGTAGGCCGGACATCCGCTGGACGGGCCGCTCGACCTACCTCGCCAAAGGAGTGTTCCTGCCAGGCATCGACGTACCGTCACCCCAGAACGGCCGGCCCGATTTTGCGCCGCCGCACCCGACGGCGGTGTGGGACCTCGGGGTGGAAACAGGACGGGCGTACGCGGCCGTTTCGGGTGACTTCAATCCGATCCACCTGAGCGCGCTGTCGGCCAAGGCCCTGGGCATGCGGCGCTCCATCGCGCACGGGATGTACCTGGCATCCAGGGCCCTCGCCGACGTGGGGCCGGTGAAGGGCGAGTCGTTCGGCTGGGACGTGACCTTCGATGCGCCCGTCTATCTGCCCGGGCGGGTTGCGCTGGAAATCACCACCGGCCAGGCGCCGGGCGGAGGGTGGGAACGGTCCGGCTATGTGGCATGGAACCCCCGCTCCGGCCGCAAGCATTTCAGGGGTTCCGTGGCGCCACTCTAAGCGGCTGGACGAACGGCGCGGAGAATGCGGTGCAGGCTCAGGAGGATGGATTCGGACGCCGTCACGGCGCCGTCAGTGCTGCTCCCGTCGGACCCGGCCATACAAGCCTCCACTGCAGACTTCGCCGCAGCGAAGAGGCGCCGCTGCTCCGGCTCGTCGTCATGGTGGAACGAGGCCAGCAGTTGTCCCGTGCTGTCCAGCGCTGCGGCCAGCGGTTTGCTGTCCTCGAAGGGCACCTCGTAGGGAACGTCGTCAGCCCAGATGACATCGGAGAGGACTTCGGTCATGTCCTGGATGTGGAACGTGACCCGTTCGAGATCGCGCAGGTTACGGTAATCGAGGTCCAGGTCCCGCGGATGGAACCGCCGGCGCGGATTGGCCCGCCGGCTTTCATCAGCCTCCTGCACAAGATGGCGAACCGTCCGTGCCGCTTCCGCCAGCTCGTCGGAGCGGCGGGACCAGTCCTCATGCTCGGGCGGCCATTGTTCCGTCAGGGCCGCCGCCATGTCGGTCAGCTGCCTGCCCAGTGCCAGCCGGAGTTGGCCCAGGCTGTTGGCGGCGGCAGCAAAGTGCAGTGGCGGAAAGACAAGGAAATTGACGGCAATGCCAACGGCCACTCCGGCGCCCATCTGGATGAGGTAGCCGAAGGAAAAGGAGTCCGCATTGCTTCCGCCCACCAAGAGCACCAGTAGCGCCGCCGTCGGGATCCAATCACTGCCGGAGCCAATCCGGGGCAGGCCGCCCAGCAGGACTCCTATGCCCATGAAAACAGCCACGGCAAGCGGCGACGGATCACTGATGCTGACCAGGACAAAGGCCAGCCCGATGCCGATGGCCAGCCCGACCAGCGTTTGAAGGCCCTGCCGGACTGATCCGGCAACATTGTGGTACATCGCCACCAGAGCGCCCAGGGGGGCGTAGTAGGGATACTCGGCGGCGGAGCCGGGCATCAGCGGTGCTATGGCGAAGGCCACGCCGGCTGCCAGCGCTGACTTTGCCGCCAGCTGCAGGCGCTGGAGGGTGAAGGCAGTGGAGAGACCGGCAATGGCGTTTCGCAGCAGCCGGGTCCCTTTCGATCGCGGCCGGTCCGGCCCCGTGCGTGTATCGCCCATCACGCCCACGTTAGGCCCCGCCGTGCGCCGGTACAAGGAGCCGGGGACCGCCGGCTGTTCGCGGCCTTCAGGAAATCCCTTCCGGGTCTGCAGAGGCACCATGGCCCGGCGCGACCTCCTCGCCGGGCCGCACGGGACCCGGGGGAGTGCCGTCGCCGAAGGGCCTGCCGCCCAGTGCTTCCCTGCCGTGGGGCTCCAACCAGTTGGACAGGTCCGGGCCCTGCGGCACGATTCCTGTGGGGTTGATGTCCTCGTGAACGATGTAGTAGTGCTGTTTGATCTGGACAAAATCGATGGTGTCGCCGAATCCGGGCGTCTGAAACAGATCGCGCGCGTAGCCCCAAAGTGCGGGCATTTCGGTGAGTTTCTGCCGGTTGCACTTGAAGTGGCCGTGGTAGACGGCATCGAAGCGGGCGAGGGTGGTGAAGAGCCGGACGTCGGCCTCGGTGATGGTGTCACCGACCAGGTACCGCTGGCCCGTCAGGCGTTCCTCCAGCCAGTCCAGTGCGGTCCAGAGCCGCGCATAGGCAGAGTCGTACGCCTCCTGGGACCCGGCAAATCCGCAACGGTAAACCCCGTTGTTGACTTCGGTGAAGACTCGCTTGTTGACCGTGTCAATTTCCTGACGGAGGTGCTCGGGGTAGAGGTCCGGGGCGCCGGGCCGGTGGAACTGCTTCCATTCGGTCGCGAAGTCCAGGGTGATCTGCGGGAAGTTGTTCGTGACCACTTCGCCGCTGGCCACCTCCACAATGGCCGGCACGGTAATGCCCCGGGGATAATCCGGGAACCGCCGGAAGTAGGCACTCTGAAGGCGTTCAATGCCCAGTACGGGGTCCACGCCGCCCGGATCCAGGTCAAAGGTCCACGACCGCGCATCGTGGGTGGGCCCGGGCTGGCCGAGGGATATGGCTTCCTCCAGGCCCAACAGCCGGCGCACAATTACCGTCCGGTTCGCCCACGGGCAGGCCCGTGCGGCGATGAGCCGGTAGCGGCCCGGCTCCACCGGCCAGCCAGGTTCGCCATTCTCACCCGGGCGGCCGTCCTTCGTGATCCGGTCCTCGATGTAGTTGGTGTCGCGGTTGAACTCCGCGCCACCGGTTACATAGGCGCCTTTGGTGCTGTGGTTTCCACCATTGTCGAGGTGGCTGTCCGTGGTGTCGTCGGTGGGTGTGGGGGCGGGCTGGGTGCCCGCTGGTTCCTGGCTCATGAGGACAAGCCTAGGCTCCCGCGGCCAGAATTGAAGATATGGGCTGCCATGCCACCAGCCAGCAGCCGGCAACAACAGCGAGGAACATTGCAATCCAGACGCCGGAGGGGACTGAAGTTGCGCGGTACAGAATATACGCATCGGAACTGGCCAGCCGGTCGCGGCGCCGCAGATGAACATTGGTGAGTTTGGCGAGATCGCGGACCGCGGCGACCAGCAGGGCCACCCCGAGGCAGATGGCCACGTGGCCGGTGAAGGCGTGCGGGACGAAGATCACCAGCAGCGCGCCGCCTGTGATCGCCGTAACGGTAATCACGATGCCGGCGAAGTTCCTGATGAACAGTAGCGATGCTATGAGGATGAGGGTTCCGGTGGCCAGGGCCGCGGGACCCCAGCCGCCGAACCCGGATGTCACCAGGGCAGCACCGGTTACGGCGGGAACGGGATAGCCCCAGAATCCTGACCACACAGCTGCCAGCCGGCCCCGGCTGTAACTGGTGGTGGTCCCGGAGTGGTCCAGTTGCAGCTTGATTCCGCCAAGCCTTTGTCCGCTCATGACGGCTGCGAAGGCATGACCGAGTTCGTGGGTGGCGGTCGCAAGGAGTCCGAAGTACTTCCAGGTGGCCCGCGGGATGGACAAGGCAGTCGCCAGCACGAAGACGATGGCGAGTTCGGCCAGCGTGACTTGGGGGACCGCGGTCCGGCTAAAGATCTCGAGGACGCGGTGCCACAGTTCTTCGGAACTCAAATTCGGGGCCTGCCGGACAGAAGGTAGTAATTCTCAGCCATAGCCCTCTACCGTACTAGAGGGACGGTTCACCGCTGTCCTGTTGCCCTTGGGCACTGAACGAATTGAGGAAGACTGTGACCAGCCTGAAAGACCGCCTGCACGCGGACGTTGTGACCCACATGAAGGAGCGGAATAAGACCGCACTGACGACGGTGCGCAACGTCCTTGGCGAGATCGAAACGCGGGAAAAGTCGGGCAAAACGCCCGTCGAACTGGACGACGCCCAGGTGACAGCGCTGCTGCAGAAGGAAGCGGCCAAGCGGCGGGACACGGCAAAGATCTACACGGACGCCGGCGAGGCCGGAAGGGCCGCCGCGGAGATCGCCGAGGCCGAAGTCATTGAGGGCTACCTGCCCAGCCCGCTGACGGCCGCCGAAGTGGAGGCGATCGTTGATGAGACCATTGCCGGGCTGCGGTCCGAAGGTGTGGAGCCCGGTCTGCGCCAGCTGGGAGCCGTCATGAAGCCGGTAACCGCGAAGATCGCCGGCCGCTTTGATGGAAAAGCCGTCAGCGAGATTGTCCGCAGCCGTTTGGCCTGAGACCGGCTCCAACAGACCGGAAAGGCACGCCGACAATGGGTGGGCGTGCCTTGGTCCTGCGGGCTGGGTTTCCAGCCTGACCGGTGGTGCTGCGAAGGTCCGGAATTAGCCTTCGCAGTCCGTGCAGTAGCTGTGGCCGTCCTTCTGCCGTGCAATCTGCGAGCGGTGACGGACAAGGAAGCAGGAGTAGCAGGTGAATTCGTCCTCGGCCTGGGGGATAACCTGCACGACCAGTTCCTCGGCAACGAATTCGCCTCCCGGGACACCGGCGCCGTCCAGCCCGTCTGCTTCATCGAGCTCGAGCACCACGCTGCGCGCGTCCGGTGCGTTGGCGGACTGCAGTGCCTCGAGCGAGTTGTCCTGCGACTCCTTGACGTCGGAGCGAAGTTCATCGTAATCGGTTGCCACTTAGGTGTATCTCTTTTCTTTGGTTCGTCTGTCGCGTATGCAACGTACAGCATCCAGCTACTATTCCCCAATAGGCTGGCGGAAAAATTTGTCTGTGGCGCCGCAAGGAAGTATGGGCAAAACGCCGGGACTCAATCGGCAAACCATAAGAGTACGCCAAACGAGGCTCGCCGATACGCCATGGTGGGCGGGAGCGTGGAGACTTTGTTCACATGACGCGACGCATCTCACTTTGGTTCCCTCGGAACGGCCAGCGTACCCGCGTGCGCAGTGGCACTGGACCATCAGTCTTTCGCTGCATTTGCAGGTGACCGAACAACATCAGAACCATTAGCCAAGACGTTCCTTGTTGGCCTCCCCCAGAGTGCTACCTGGTGGGGTTCGCACCGTGACATGGTGAAATGGTGCCCTGCGAGGATAGGGCCTGTGCAGTTCGTCCTGGCCCATCCAGCGAGGACCTCGACGATGCCCTTGAATGCCGGGCTTCCTACGGCCCAACGATCCAGGTTCTTTTTGACCGGCATAAAGTGCAACGGGGTGTCCTCGTTGTCCGGATCCTGGTCGAGTCGATCCTCACACCCGAGTGCTCATCCATGGACTGTCCCCTTCAGGCCACACATGCCTTGAGCGTTGCCGGTAACGTCGGTCGCCATATTTAGCCGGCAATCCCGCCCGGCAACTTTGGTCCCTGCACAAGAGATTACCTGCCACGCGAGTCCGTTGGGGTGCAGGTGTCTTTGGAACGCCCGTGGACGAAAGGGGAACTCGCGTGGGCGGGAACGAAAAAAACCCCTAGAATCCTTGGATTCTAGGGGTTTTCCCTTGTGCGCGGAGGGGGACTTGAACCCCCACCCCCTTTCGAGGACTAGCACCTCAAGCTAGCGCGTCTGCCATTCCGCCACCCGCGCAGGTGGTAATTCGGAGAACGTTTCCGCCTTTCAGCGTTTCGCTTTTCTCCGAAGCAGCGAGAAAGACTCTACATGAACTTTCCTGGAAGATGAAATCGGAGCGGATGGGTAGGCTGAAGGCACGCGAATCCGCCCTTGGTTCCCAGCAGCCGCCCATCTTTATGAGGAGAGCCCCATGACCGAAATCCGCCCCGAAGATGAAGTTGTCCGGATCTGCCAGGAGCTCATCCGGATCGACACCTCGAACTACGGTGACGGTTCGGGGCCCGGGGAGCGGGCTGCTGCCGAGTACACCGCGGGGCTGATCGAGGAAGTTGGCCTCGCTGCCGAGATTTTTGAATCGGCGCCGGGGCGCGCAAGCGTTGTTACCCGGATGGCAGGCGAAGATCCGTCTGCCAGCGCG
The window above is part of the Pseudarthrobacter sp. IC2-21 genome. Proteins encoded here:
- a CDS encoding MaoC family dehydratase — translated: MSAAQPVILGEVPSLSKLYVNAAAQAARRRILGTHGTSTLPETGHEVRGVRADVANLTAYQHLIGLTARDTLPAGYLHALAFPLAMSVMNRDDFPLPLLGMVHLSNYIEQRSPVIFTDLLDISARVENLRGHRAGTQLDVIAEIRSAGRPDIRWTGRSTYLAKGVFLPGIDVPSPQNGRPDFAPPHPTAVWDLGVETGRAYAAVSGDFNPIHLSALSAKALGMRRSIAHGMYLASRALADVGPVKGESFGWDVTFDAPVYLPGRVALEITTGQAPGGGWERSGYVAWNPRSGRKHFRGSVAPL
- a CDS encoding FUSC family protein, with protein sequence MAGLSTAFTLQRLQLAAKSALAAGVAFAIAPLMPGSAAEYPYYAPLGALVAMYHNVAGSVRQGLQTLVGLAIGIGLAFVLVSISDPSPLAVAVFMGIGVLLGGLPRIGSGSDWIPTAALLVLLVGGSNADSFSFGYLIQMGAGVAVGIAVNFLVFPPLHFAAAANSLGQLRLALGRQLTDMAAALTEQWPPEHEDWSRRSDELAEAARTVRHLVQEADESRRANPRRRFHPRDLDLDYRNLRDLERVTFHIQDMTEVLSDVIWADDVPYEVPFEDSKPLAAALDSTGQLLASFHHDDEPEQRRLFAAAKSAVEACMAGSDGSSTDGAVTASESILLSLHRILRAVRPAA
- a CDS encoding glutathione S-transferase family protein, producing MSQEPAGTQPAPTPTDDTTDSHLDNGGNHSTKGAYVTGGAEFNRDTNYIEDRITKDGRPGENGEPGWPVEPGRYRLIAARACPWANRTVIVRRLLGLEEAISLGQPGPTHDARSWTFDLDPGGVDPVLGIERLQSAYFRRFPDYPRGITVPAIVEVASGEVVTNNFPQITLDFATEWKQFHRPGAPDLYPEHLRQEIDTVNKRVFTEVNNGVYRCGFAGSQEAYDSAYARLWTALDWLEERLTGQRYLVGDTITEADVRLFTTLARFDAVYHGHFKCNRQKLTEMPALWGYARDLFQTPGFGDTIDFVQIKQHYYIVHEDINPTGIVPQGPDLSNWLEPHGREALGGRPFGDGTPPGPVRPGEEVAPGHGASADPEGIS
- a CDS encoding M50 family metallopeptidase, with product MSSEELWHRVLEIFSRTAVPQVTLAELAIVFVLATALSIPRATWKYFGLLATATHELGHAFAAVMSGQRLGGIKLQLDHSGTTTSYSRGRLAAVWSGFWGYPVPAVTGAALVTSGFGGWGPAALATGTLILIASLLFIRNFAGIVITVTAITGGALLVIFVPHAFTGHVAICLGVALLVAAVRDLAKLTNVHLRRRDRLASSDAYILYRATSVPSGVWIAMFLAVVAGCWLVAWQPISSILAAGA
- a CDS encoding GatB/YqeY domain-containing protein, translated to MTSLKDRLHADVVTHMKERNKTALTTVRNVLGEIETREKSGKTPVELDDAQVTALLQKEAAKRRDTAKIYTDAGEAGRAAAEIAEAEVIEGYLPSPLTAAEVEAIVDETIAGLRSEGVEPGLRQLGAVMKPVTAKIAGRFDGKAVSEIVRSRLA
- a CDS encoding DUF4193 domain-containing protein, producing the protein MATDYDELRSDVKESQDNSLEALQSANAPDARSVVLELDEADGLDGAGVPGGEFVAEELVVQVIPQAEDEFTCYSCFLVRHRSQIARQKDGHSYCTDCEG